Proteins encoded in a region of the Corynebacterium genitalium ATCC 33030 genome:
- a CDS encoding WhiB family transcriptional regulator: MDWRHEAVCRDEDPELFFPVGNSGPALSQIAQAKLVCNRCPVTSQCLKWALETGQDAGVWGGMSEEERRALKRRNKQRNRQRLSA; this comes from the coding sequence ATGGATTGGCGCCACGAAGCTGTTTGCCGCGACGAAGACCCCGAACTGTTCTTCCCGGTCGGTAACTCCGGCCCCGCACTGTCCCAGATCGCCCAGGCCAAGCTGGTCTGCAACCGCTGCCCCGTCACCTCCCAGTGCCTGAAGTGGGCACTTGAGACCGGCCAGGATGCAGGCGTGTGGGGCGGCATGTCCGAGGAGGAGCGCCGCGCGCTGAAGCGCCGTAACAAGCAGCGCAACCGCCAGCGCCTTTCCGCTTAA
- a CDS encoding 50S ribosomal protein bL37 — protein MSKRGRKRKDRRKKSASRGKRPNS, from the coding sequence ATGAGCAAGCGTGGTCGTAAGCGCAAGGACCGCCGCAAAAAGAGTGCAAGCCGCGGCAAGCGTCCCAACTCTTAA
- a CDS encoding sigma-70 family RNA polymerase sigma factor — protein MPDKDLERRFTEEAMPLLDQLYGGALRMTRNPQDAEDLVQETYLKAFNAFDSFKEGTNLKAWMYRIMTNTYINSYRKKQRRPLETSAEDVTDRQLYTTSSHDSTGLQSAEVEALDNLPDQQIADAMNSLNDDYRMVVYLSDVEGLAYKEIAEALDIPIGTVMSRLHRGRKQLRGLLKDVANAQGIGLEDAN, from the coding sequence ATGCCCGATAAAGACCTCGAGCGCCGCTTCACCGAGGAGGCCATGCCGCTGCTGGACCAGCTCTACGGCGGCGCCCTGCGGATGACGCGCAACCCGCAAGACGCAGAGGACCTGGTGCAGGAGACCTACCTCAAGGCGTTCAACGCGTTCGATTCCTTCAAAGAGGGCACGAACTTGAAGGCGTGGATGTACCGCATCATGACGAACACGTACATCAACAGCTACCGCAAGAAGCAGCGCCGCCCGTTGGAGACGTCCGCCGAAGACGTCACGGACCGCCAGCTGTACACCACCAGCTCGCACGATTCGACAGGTCTGCAATCGGCTGAGGTTGAGGCGCTGGACAATCTTCCGGACCAGCAAATCGCCGACGCGATGAACTCGCTTAACGACGACTACCGCATGGTCGTCTACCTCTCCGACGTCGAGGGTTTGGCCTACAAGGAAATCGCCGAAGCGCTGGACATTCCCATCGGCACAGTGATGTCCCGGCTGCACCGTGGAAGAAAACAGCTGCGCGGGTTGTTGAAGGACGTAGCAAACGCGCAAGGAATCGGTTTGGAGGACGCGAACTAA
- the ybaK gene encoding Cys-tRNA(Pro) deacylase, whose protein sequence is MAARTRALEALETAGIDYELLEYAAHSDHFGDHAVAELGLDPTLTLKTLVISHGRDFAVCCVPVSGHLSLKKAAKALGWKNAEMADPAAAQRMTGYVVGGISPLGTSRTLPTLIDASVAHTDRITCSAGQRGLSFAVSPQDLAAAAGAEFADIASS, encoded by the coding sequence ATGGCTGCCCGTACCCGCGCGCTGGAAGCGCTTGAAACTGCCGGTATCGACTATGAGCTGCTCGAATACGCTGCGCACAGCGATCACTTCGGTGATCACGCCGTCGCGGAGCTCGGCCTGGACCCCACGTTGACGCTGAAGACACTCGTGATTTCCCACGGCCGCGACTTCGCCGTGTGCTGCGTGCCGGTCTCAGGCCACTTGTCGCTGAAGAAAGCTGCCAAGGCTCTGGGCTGGAAGAACGCCGAGATGGCAGACCCTGCCGCCGCGCAGCGCATGACGGGCTATGTCGTCGGTGGCATCTCGCCACTGGGCACCTCCCGCACCTTGCCCACGCTTATCGACGCCTCCGTCGCCCACACCGACCGCATCACCTGCTCCGCCGGCCAACGCGGTCTCTCGTTCGCGGTGAGCCCGCAGGACCTCGCGGCGGCAGCGGGGGCTGAGTTCGCCGACATCGCCAGCAGCTAG
- the aroA gene encoding 3-phosphoshikimate 1-carboxyvinyltransferase, whose protein sequence is MLGNINRMTQLWPAPYHPDPIIHTQVIPGSKSLTNRAYVLAALADGPSTLVGALRSRDTDLMESALESMGVQFTRDGDAVTATPGALTGAEVDCGLAGTVMRFVPAVAAFASGPVLIDGDPQARSRPVSTILNALRDLGVHVDGDSLPFTVNGSGSALGGRVEIDASSSSQFVSALLLAGARFERGVQLVHTGGKLPSMPHIQMTVDMVRDAGVTVETGDNEWTVQPGPIAGRTWMIEPDLSNATPFLAAAAVTGGEVTVPFWPQETTQAGDAIRGILERMGCDVSLVPNGPAHALKVTGPEGGKLRGISLDMSDIGELTPTVAALAAHATTPSELTGIAHLRGHETDRLAALSAEINALGGQCDELDDGLRITPAPLHSGTWHSYADHRMATAGAIIGLTVEGVTVEDIGTTAKTLPGFEHMWSGMVGGAHG, encoded by the coding sequence ATGCTCGGTAATATTAACCGCATGACGCAACTCTGGCCCGCGCCCTACCACCCCGACCCCATCATCCACACCCAGGTGATTCCGGGGTCGAAGTCGTTGACGAACCGAGCCTACGTGCTCGCCGCCCTCGCTGACGGACCATCGACGCTGGTCGGAGCTTTGCGTTCCCGCGACACCGATCTCATGGAGTCCGCGCTGGAGAGCATGGGCGTGCAGTTCACGCGCGATGGGGACGCGGTCACTGCCACCCCAGGCGCGCTCACGGGCGCGGAGGTCGACTGTGGGCTCGCAGGCACTGTCATGCGGTTCGTGCCCGCCGTCGCAGCGTTCGCGTCCGGGCCCGTGCTTATCGACGGCGACCCACAAGCCCGTTCCCGCCCCGTCTCGACCATCCTCAACGCGCTTCGCGACCTTGGCGTTCACGTGGACGGGGATTCCCTGCCGTTCACGGTGAATGGATCGGGATCGGCGCTGGGGGGACGGGTGGAGATTGATGCGTCGTCAAGCTCGCAGTTTGTGTCGGCTTTGCTTTTGGCTGGTGCCCGCTTTGAGCGCGGCGTGCAACTGGTGCACACCGGCGGCAAGCTGCCGTCGATGCCGCACATCCAGATGACTGTCGACATGGTGCGCGACGCCGGCGTGACCGTTGAGACCGGCGACAACGAGTGGACCGTGCAGCCTGGCCCCATCGCCGGGCGGACGTGGATGATCGAACCGGACCTGTCCAACGCCACCCCGTTCCTCGCAGCTGCGGCCGTGACCGGCGGCGAAGTGACTGTCCCTTTCTGGCCGCAGGAAACCACCCAGGCCGGGGACGCGATCCGCGGCATTCTCGAACGCATGGGCTGCGACGTGTCGCTCGTGCCCAACGGGCCGGCGCACGCGCTGAAAGTCACCGGCCCGGAAGGCGGCAAACTGCGCGGGATCTCGCTGGACATGAGTGACATCGGCGAACTCACCCCGACGGTCGCCGCGCTTGCTGCCCACGCCACCACACCGTCCGAACTCACCGGCATCGCGCACCTGCGCGGTCACGAAACCGACCGCCTCGCAGCGCTCTCCGCCGAGATCAACGCGCTGGGCGGCCAGTGCGACGAGCTTGACGACGGCCTGCGCATCACCCCCGCCCCCCTCCACTCCGGCACCTGGCACTCCTATGCCGACCACCGCATGGCCACCGCCGGTGCGATCATCGGTCTGACCGTTGAGGGCGTGACTGTCGAGGACATCGGCACGACAGCGAAGACGCTGCCCGGGTTCGAGCACATGTGGTCCGGCATGGTCGGCGGTGCCCATGGCTAG
- a CDS encoding ribosome small subunit-dependent GTPase A produces the protein MARRASRDFSSYDESDVRVRPGKGSRPRTKDRPKHEDAVVGLVVSKDRGRWGVVLEEGPEAGTRVVCMRARELGRTSIEVGDRVGVVGDTSGQKDTLARIVKRQERTSELRRTADDTDPYERIVVANAEILLIVCAVADPPPRTGFVERALIAAFVGGVTPVVCLTKSDLDDPGEFERELRDLNVDVLRTGIEDDLAHLRSLIDGRLSALIGHSGVGKSTLVNRLVPDANRETGEVSGVGKGRHTSTQSVALELPADGDTAQDGATEVESGGFESGGWIIDTPGIRSFGLAHVSPDDVIATFPDLAEATEACPRGCTHMGPPADPECAWDQLATETTDTADTAAPADTAATASGGEDSVIRRRVDAVRSLLAALRINETTYD, from the coding sequence ATGGCTAGACGCGCCTCGCGGGACTTCTCCAGCTACGACGAATCCGACGTCCGCGTCCGCCCCGGCAAAGGCTCGCGCCCGCGGACAAAGGACCGGCCGAAACATGAAGATGCCGTCGTTGGCCTCGTCGTGTCGAAGGACCGCGGCCGGTGGGGCGTCGTCCTGGAGGAAGGCCCGGAGGCCGGCACGCGCGTGGTGTGCATGCGCGCCCGCGAACTCGGCCGCACTTCCATCGAGGTCGGCGACCGCGTCGGCGTCGTTGGCGACACCTCCGGCCAGAAGGACACCCTCGCGCGCATTGTGAAACGCCAGGAGCGCACGTCTGAGCTGCGGCGCACTGCCGATGACACCGACCCGTACGAGCGCATCGTCGTCGCCAACGCCGAAATCCTCCTCATCGTCTGCGCTGTGGCTGATCCCCCGCCGCGCACCGGTTTCGTCGAGCGCGCCCTCATCGCCGCGTTCGTCGGCGGCGTCACGCCTGTCGTGTGCTTGACCAAATCTGACCTGGACGACCCCGGCGAGTTCGAGCGCGAGCTGCGCGACTTGAACGTCGACGTCCTGCGCACCGGCATCGAGGATGACCTCGCGCATCTCCGCTCGCTTATCGACGGCCGCCTCTCCGCCCTCATCGGCCACTCCGGCGTCGGCAAATCAACCCTGGTCAACCGGCTTGTCCCCGACGCGAACCGTGAAACCGGGGAGGTCTCCGGGGTTGGTAAAGGCCGCCACACCTCTACTCAGTCGGTGGCGCTCGAGCTCCCCGCCGATGGGGACACCGCACAGGATGGCGCGACCGAGGTTGAATCCGGCGGCTTCGAGTCTGGCGGCTGGATCATCGACACCCCGGGTATCCGCTCCTTCGGCCTCGCCCACGTCTCGCCAGACGATGTCATCGCGACGTTCCCGGATCTTGCCGAGGCCACCGAGGCCTGCCCCCGCGGCTGCACCCACATGGGTCCGCCAGCTGATCCGGAATGTGCGTGGGACCAGCTCGCCACCGAGACCACCGACACCGCTGACACCGCTGCGCCCGCTGACACCGCTGCGACCGCCTCGGGCGGCGAGGATTCGGTGATCCGCCGCCGGGTCGACGCGGTCCGCAGCCTGCTTGCGGCCCTCCGCATCAACGAAACCACCTACGACTAG
- a CDS encoding DUF6912 family protein yields MRVYIPATFGMLKQLDNDGLIHARNGWAFAATPALTEFFTSGDEEEIELVAFDDAALASLRLLAIGDEEDFPHRRVVISADVDASLEPEMGESTVKLAGPVALEDVAAIHIDIAEAEDATRRATELIDEADLGDQDAELAVGDAQDNYLAFYDPTELPFLIELL; encoded by the coding sequence GTGCGCGTGTACATTCCCGCCACGTTCGGCATGCTCAAACAGCTCGACAACGATGGGTTGATCCACGCCCGCAACGGCTGGGCATTCGCCGCGACGCCGGCCCTGACCGAGTTCTTCACCTCCGGTGACGAGGAGGAAATCGAACTCGTCGCGTTCGACGACGCCGCTCTCGCCTCCCTGCGCCTGCTCGCCATCGGCGATGAGGAGGACTTCCCGCACCGCCGCGTGGTCATCTCCGCCGACGTTGACGCGAGCCTGGAGCCGGAGATGGGGGAGTCCACGGTCAAGCTTGCCGGTCCCGTCGCGCTTGAAGACGTCGCTGCCATCCACATCGACATCGCCGAAGCCGAGGATGCCACACGCCGCGCCACAGAGCTTATCGACGAAGCCGACCTCGGCGACCAAGACGCCGAACTCGCCGTCGGCGACGCCCAGGACAACTACCTGGCCTTTTACGACCCCACCGAGCTGCCCTTCCTCATCGAGCTGCTCTAG
- a CDS encoding HAD-IA family hydrolase, which produces MQGLIVDYCGVLDVDEEDTRRWRELLAALREHDIATSILSNDPGGPDADHIREWEFRGHVDAAVLSGEIGAEKPEAAAFQAAADAMDVPLNECALIDDNILNVRGAVEAGLIGILHTAFDRTVVEIQSLFDIEGEF; this is translated from the coding sequence ATGCAGGGTTTGATCGTGGACTACTGCGGTGTTCTGGACGTCGATGAGGAAGACACCCGCCGCTGGCGAGAGCTGCTGGCCGCGCTGCGCGAGCACGACATTGCCACCTCGATCCTCTCCAACGATCCGGGCGGGCCTGACGCGGACCACATCCGCGAGTGGGAGTTCCGCGGCCACGTCGACGCTGCTGTCCTTTCCGGTGAGATCGGCGCGGAAAAGCCCGAGGCCGCTGCATTCCAGGCTGCTGCTGATGCGATGGACGTGCCGCTGAACGAATGCGCGCTGATCGACGACAACATTCTCAACGTCCGCGGCGCCGTCGAAGCCGGTTTGATCGGCATCCTCCACACTGCCTTCGACCGCACCGTCGTGGAGATCCAGTCCCTGTTCGACATCGAGGGCGAGTTCTAG
- the secA gene encoding preprotein translocase subunit SecA encodes MFGLSKLLRAGEGRTVKRYDKIADQVLALEDEYAALTDEELKAKTDEFKAALADGTSMDEILLDAFATAREASWRVLGQKHYKVQIMGGAALHFGSVAEMKTGEGKTLTSVLPAYLNGLGGEGVHIVTVNDYLAKRDAEMMGRVHRFLGLTVGVILSDLRPPERKEAYACDITYGTNNEFGFDYLRDNMTKSVEDMVQRGHNFAIVDEVDSILIDEARTPLIISGPTDSTSQFYTVFAQLAPRMKAGIHYDVDQRKRTVGVSEVGVEYVEDQLGIDNLYAPENSSLVSYLNNAIKAKELFTRDKDYIVRQGEVLIVDAFTGRILPGRRYNEGMHQAIEAKEGVEIKNENQTLATVTLQNYFRLYNKLAGMTGTAETEAAELSQIYKLGVVAIPPNKPNIRKDHDDLIYKTQEAKFAAVAEDIAEHVNKGQPVLVGTTSVERSEYLSQLLTRKGVKHNVLNAKYHEEEGRIIAEAGLPGNVTVSTNMAGRGTDIVLGGNPEVLLDARLQEQGLDPFEDEEAYQEAWDAGLPQAKEKSEKLGDEVRDAGGLYVIGTERHESRRIDNQLRGRSGRQGDPGETRFYLSMRDELMVRFVGASMENMMNRLNVPDDVPIEAGMVSRSIKGAQSQVENQNFETRKNVLKYDEVLNEQRKVVYRERREILDSKDIKDQIRRMIDDTVGAYVDGATMDGYVEDWDLDQLWTALDSLYGPSMTPDELIDGSEYGSPGELSASQLRQAVIDDANAQYDQLEDNVAEIGGEEQMRNVERMVILPIIDTKWREHLYEMDYLKEGIGLRAMAQRDPLVEYQKEGGDMFNAMNDGVKEETVRQLFMLRKQFERQQDGVDGNGAEGPGTVQV; translated from the coding sequence GTGTTCGGACTGTCCAAACTGCTGCGCGCCGGTGAAGGCCGCACGGTCAAGCGTTACGACAAAATTGCTGACCAGGTACTCGCCCTCGAGGACGAGTACGCAGCGCTGACCGATGAAGAGCTCAAGGCCAAAACCGACGAGTTCAAGGCGGCTCTGGCAGACGGCACGAGCATGGATGAGATCCTGCTCGACGCCTTTGCCACTGCCCGGGAGGCGTCCTGGCGCGTGCTGGGGCAGAAGCACTACAAGGTGCAGATCATGGGTGGTGCCGCCCTGCACTTCGGTTCCGTCGCCGAGATGAAGACTGGTGAAGGTAAGACTCTGACCTCGGTGCTGCCGGCCTACCTCAACGGACTGGGCGGCGAGGGCGTGCACATCGTCACGGTGAACGACTACCTGGCTAAGCGTGACGCCGAGATGATGGGCCGTGTGCACCGCTTCCTCGGCCTGACCGTCGGAGTGATCCTTTCGGACCTGCGCCCGCCGGAGCGCAAGGAGGCCTATGCTTGCGACATCACCTACGGCACCAACAACGAGTTCGGTTTCGACTACCTGCGCGACAATATGACCAAGTCGGTGGAGGACATGGTGCAGCGCGGCCACAACTTCGCCATCGTGGATGAGGTCGACTCGATCCTTATCGATGAGGCCCGTACTCCGCTGATCATCTCTGGTCCGACTGATTCGACGAGCCAGTTCTACACCGTCTTCGCTCAGCTGGCGCCGCGCATGAAGGCCGGCATCCACTACGACGTGGACCAGCGCAAGCGCACCGTCGGTGTTTCCGAGGTCGGTGTGGAGTACGTCGAAGACCAGCTCGGCATCGATAACCTCTACGCGCCGGAAAACTCCAGCCTGGTCAGCTACCTGAACAACGCCATCAAGGCGAAGGAGCTGTTTACCCGCGACAAGGACTACATCGTCCGCCAGGGTGAGGTCCTCATCGTCGACGCGTTCACCGGCCGCATCCTGCCGGGTCGCCGTTACAACGAGGGCATGCACCAGGCGATCGAGGCCAAAGAGGGCGTGGAGATCAAGAACGAGAACCAGACCCTGGCCACCGTCACCCTGCAGAACTACTTCCGTTTGTACAACAAGCTTGCCGGCATGACCGGTACCGCGGAGACGGAGGCCGCCGAGCTCAGCCAGATTTACAAGCTGGGTGTGGTGGCGATCCCGCCGAACAAGCCGAACATCCGCAAGGACCACGACGACCTGATCTACAAGACTCAGGAAGCGAAGTTCGCCGCTGTGGCCGAGGACATCGCGGAGCACGTGAACAAAGGCCAGCCGGTGTTGGTGGGTACCACCTCCGTCGAGCGCTCTGAGTACCTGTCGCAGCTGCTCACCCGCAAGGGTGTCAAGCACAACGTGCTCAACGCGAAGTACCACGAGGAAGAGGGCCGCATCATCGCCGAGGCCGGCCTGCCCGGCAACGTGACCGTGTCCACCAACATGGCCGGCCGCGGTACCGATATCGTGCTCGGCGGCAACCCGGAAGTCCTGCTCGATGCCCGCCTGCAGGAGCAGGGCCTGGACCCCTTCGAGGACGAAGAGGCATACCAGGAAGCATGGGATGCCGGTTTGCCGCAGGCGAAAGAGAAGAGCGAGAAGCTTGGCGACGAGGTGCGCGACGCCGGCGGCCTGTACGTCATCGGCACCGAGCGGCACGAGTCCCGCCGCATCGACAACCAGCTGCGCGGCCGTTCTGGCCGTCAGGGTGACCCGGGTGAGACCCGCTTCTACCTCTCCATGCGCGATGAGCTGATGGTTCGCTTTGTCGGTGCGTCCATGGAGAACATGATGAACCGCCTCAACGTTCCCGACGATGTCCCGATCGAGGCCGGCATGGTGTCCCGCTCCATCAAGGGTGCGCAGTCCCAGGTGGAGAACCAGAACTTCGAGACCCGTAAGAACGTCCTGAAGTACGACGAGGTCCTTAACGAGCAGCGCAAGGTGGTCTACCGTGAGCGCCGCGAGATCCTCGATTCCAAGGACATCAAGGACCAGATTCGCCGCATGATCGACGACACTGTCGGCGCTTATGTCGATGGTGCCACGATGGACGGCTATGTCGAGGATTGGGATCTGGACCAGCTGTGGACCGCGCTCGACTCCCTCTACGGCCCGTCCATGACGCCCGATGAGCTTATCGACGGCTCCGAGTACGGCTCCCCAGGCGAGCTTTCCGCCTCCCAGCTGCGCCAGGCCGTTATCGACGACGCCAACGCTCAGTACGACCAGCTGGAGGACAACGTCGCCGAGATCGGTGGCGAAGAGCAGATGCGCAACGTCGAGCGCATGGTCATCCTCCCGATCATCGACACCAAGTGGCGTGAGCACCTCTACGAGATGGACTACCTCAAGGAAGGCATCGGCCTGCGCGCCATGGCGCAGCGCGACCCCCTGGTGGAGTACCAGAAGGAGGGCGGTGACATGTTCAACGCCATGAACGACGGCGTGAAGGAAGAGACCGTCCGCCAGCTGTTCATGCTGCGCAAGCAGTTCGAGCGCCAGCAGGACGGCGTTGACGGCAACGGTGCAGAGGGCCCTGGCACCGTCCAGGTCTAA
- the hpf gene encoding ribosome hibernation-promoting factor, HPF/YfiA family → MTSADENRQETLSPNAQVTITGRNVEVPEHFQERVNTKLAKIEKLDPTLNFFHVELKHEPNPRREAQANRIQITATGKGHLARAEAKEDSFYAALESAIGKMERSLRKVKVRREISMGGHRAPKSTYEVTSELVAEAEQARQEQDDRYADKYAESINENLPGQVVRTKEHPATPMSVDEALSEMELVGHDFYLFINDENQRPSVVYRRHAYDYGLITLVPEEEA, encoded by the coding sequence ATGACTTCTGCAGACGAGAACCGCCAAGAAACCTTGAGCCCGAACGCCCAGGTGACCATCACCGGCCGAAACGTTGAGGTACCGGAGCACTTCCAGGAGCGTGTGAACACAAAACTGGCCAAGATTGAAAAACTCGATCCGACGCTGAACTTTTTCCACGTTGAGCTGAAGCACGAGCCCAATCCGCGCCGTGAAGCGCAGGCCAACCGCATCCAGATCACCGCGACCGGCAAGGGTCACCTCGCCCGCGCAGAGGCGAAAGAGGACAGCTTCTACGCCGCGCTGGAATCCGCGATTGGCAAGATGGAGCGTTCCCTGCGCAAAGTGAAGGTCCGCCGCGAGATCTCCATGGGCGGCCACCGTGCACCGAAGTCCACCTACGAGGTCACCTCCGAGCTCGTCGCGGAGGCCGAGCAGGCACGCCAGGAGCAGGACGACCGTTATGCCGACAAGTACGCGGAGTCCATCAACGAGAATCTGCCGGGCCAGGTCGTGCGCACCAAGGAGCACCCGGCCACCCCGATGTCCGTCGATGAGGCTCTGTCTGAGATGGAGCTTGTCGGCCACGACTTTTACCTGTTCATCAACGACGAGAACCAGCGCCCGTCGGTGGTCTACCGCCGCCACGCCTACGACTACGGACTGATCACGCTCGTTCCGGAGGAAGAGGCTTAA
- a CDS encoding ComF family protein translates to MASPPFRHSPNVNPHVPVYALGPYADPHRGVVLAMKERNNVAVRRHVGAVVAAALDYLEACGDLPAGTHLVPAPTRPRSARARGGDPVTAICAVSGRPTHPVLALPDRLADQAGLDEAGRRRNLQGNVVLTGVPRQPVVVVDDVVTTGATLQSSVEKLMAAGATVTACLVLCAA, encoded by the coding sequence TTGGCCTCCCCACCATTCCGACACTCACCGAACGTGAACCCGCATGTGCCGGTGTACGCCCTTGGGCCGTATGCGGACCCGCACCGGGGCGTGGTGTTGGCGATGAAGGAGCGCAACAACGTCGCGGTGCGCCGCCATGTCGGGGCGGTCGTCGCTGCCGCGTTGGACTATCTGGAAGCCTGCGGTGACCTCCCGGCCGGGACCCATCTCGTGCCTGCCCCGACACGCCCCCGGTCGGCGCGGGCTCGGGGTGGTGACCCCGTCACCGCGATCTGTGCGGTGAGCGGACGTCCCACCCATCCGGTGCTGGCGTTGCCTGACCGGCTGGCCGACCAAGCCGGTCTCGACGAAGCCGGCCGGCGCCGAAATCTGCAAGGAAACGTTGTCTTGACTGGGGTGCCGCGGCAGCCGGTCGTGGTGGTTGATGATGTGGTGACGACGGGGGCGACGTTGCAGTCGAGCGTCGAAAAGCTCATGGCTGCAGGCGCGACTGTGACTGCGTGCCTTGTGCTGTGCGCAGCGTAA
- a CDS encoding LpqB family beta-propeller domain-containing protein has protein sequence MNPSTHRRRTAVLALAGAGLLFTATGCATLPTSTEPHVLHPFNDQRAPMPVEEPREGMEPDLLLREFFAASANPTGDFEAARRYMTAPMAEMWAPRDITFVLDSFDLTSRASTDQNKRSYSVAGRIVGYLLPGGAFQPGDNRQYEATMELSQQDGEWRIGALPNEVVIDRTDLRSHYEPRNLYYYDTTGQSLVSDRRWVYARVPSIETLLMNMLVGGPEERIAPAVRSAIPEDVAFTGLNDGIYEFTGLADADEQTRARFAAQVVWTLNEAGVRGPYSIKADGAALLDESVELTTDDFADLNPVPQPDGGPSLYTLSDGSIKAVSYPGGDDSEVESIPELDKIGDISHIDISDDGAYAAAVNVSEREQALVFGRLGSDGNNGDNGRGNSNKASSREVLRAESLTRPSLEPDHTAAWTVLDGQRVVRLDRSSTNGEVTVNDVEMNLPESLGGEISVLRLSQTGARVVMIIDGHLAVGVVERRDDGSRAVVNVVKYAATELGGAAVAVDWQPDGSLLVGTSIMNTPVYRVEMDGSTATALPSGNISGPVVALGASDDTMYITDSKVLMQMPVQIRENVNWREVPGQQGVRAAPVLPRP, from the coding sequence ATGAACCCCAGCACTCACCGCCGCCGCACAGCTGTACTCGCGCTGGCTGGCGCGGGGCTGCTGTTCACTGCGACCGGCTGCGCCACGCTGCCGACAAGCACTGAGCCGCACGTGCTGCACCCGTTCAACGACCAGCGCGCTCCGATGCCCGTCGAAGAGCCCCGCGAAGGCATGGAGCCGGACCTACTCCTGCGCGAGTTCTTCGCTGCGTCCGCGAACCCGACCGGGGACTTCGAAGCTGCTCGCCGGTATATGACTGCGCCGATGGCGGAGATGTGGGCGCCGCGGGACATCACGTTCGTTCTCGATAGCTTCGACTTGACGTCGCGGGCCTCGACGGACCAGAACAAGCGCTCTTACTCTGTCGCCGGCCGCATCGTGGGCTACCTGCTGCCCGGTGGCGCGTTCCAGCCCGGTGACAACCGCCAGTACGAGGCGACAATGGAGCTGTCCCAGCAAGACGGCGAATGGCGCATTGGCGCCCTGCCCAATGAGGTGGTCATTGACCGCACTGACCTGCGCAGCCACTATGAACCGCGCAACCTCTACTACTACGACACCACCGGGCAGTCTCTCGTGTCGGACCGCCGCTGGGTCTATGCGCGGGTCCCGTCGATAGAGACCCTGTTGATGAACATGCTCGTCGGCGGCCCTGAGGAGCGCATTGCTCCCGCTGTGCGCTCAGCCATCCCGGAGGACGTGGCGTTCACCGGGCTTAACGACGGCATCTACGAGTTCACCGGCCTCGCCGACGCCGACGAGCAAACCCGCGCCCGGTTCGCCGCCCAGGTGGTGTGGACCCTCAACGAAGCAGGGGTGCGCGGTCCGTACTCCATCAAGGCGGATGGTGCCGCGTTGCTCGATGAGTCCGTGGAGTTGACCACCGACGACTTCGCTGACCTCAACCCAGTCCCGCAGCCGGATGGTGGCCCCAGCCTGTACACGCTGTCTGACGGTTCCATTAAGGCTGTGAGCTATCCGGGCGGCGATGACAGTGAAGTCGAGTCCATCCCGGAGCTGGACAAGATCGGCGACATTTCCCACATCGACATCAGTGACGACGGCGCTTACGCCGCGGCGGTCAACGTCAGCGAGCGGGAGCAAGCCCTGGTCTTCGGCAGGCTCGGCTCTGACGGGAACAACGGCGACAACGGCCGGGGCAACAGCAATAAGGCGAGTTCGCGGGAGGTTCTGCGCGCGGAGAGTCTCACCCGCCCCTCGCTGGAGCCGGACCACACTGCGGCGTGGACTGTGCTCGACGGCCAGCGCGTCGTGCGCCTGGACCGCTCATCGACGAACGGCGAGGTCACAGTCAACGACGTTGAGATGAACCTGCCGGAGTCCCTGGGCGGGGAGATTTCGGTGCTCCGGCTGTCCCAGACTGGCGCGCGCGTGGTGATGATCATTGATGGACATCTGGCGGTCGGTGTCGTCGAAAGGCGTGACGACGGCAGCCGCGCCGTCGTCAACGTGGTGAAGTACGCCGCGACCGAACTCGGTGGGGCAGCCGTTGCTGTGGACTGGCAGCCGGACGGGTCCCTGCTGGTGGGAACGTCAATCATGAACACTCCGGTCTATCGGGTAGAGATGGATGGCTCCACGGCCACTGCACTGCCGTCAGGCAACATCAGCGGTCCGGTGGTGGCCCTCGGGGCGTCCGACGACACGATGTACATCACGGACTCCAAGGTGCTCATGCAAATGCCAGTGCAGATCCGCGAGAACGTGAACTGGCGTGAGGTGCCCGGCCAGCAGGGCGTGCGCGCGGCGCCGGTGCTGCCAAGGCCCTAA